Proteins co-encoded in one Rhizobium sp. NZLR1 genomic window:
- a CDS encoding TetR/AcrR family transcriptional regulator — protein MTKNTANAPAVNEVRDRILETASELFYRRGVRAVGVDLVVEKSGVAKTSLYRHFGTKDNLIAAFLKREDLDFWNTWHRITERHADDALAELDAHFEWIGERVGRDNYRGCPQINTAAEFPEAGHPARKVAEAHMHEMRRRLMAIAGRLAVAAPDRLAGQLAVLINGAFVSMQVFEPGEATGLLRDAAHALIAAGRN, from the coding sequence ATGACGAAAAACACAGCGAACGCCCCGGCCGTGAATGAGGTACGGGATAGAATTCTCGAGACTGCATCGGAACTCTTCTACCGGCGCGGTGTACGCGCCGTGGGCGTCGATCTGGTGGTGGAAAAATCAGGTGTCGCCAAAACCAGCCTTTACCGCCATTTCGGCACAAAGGACAATTTGATCGCGGCCTTCCTGAAGCGCGAGGACCTGGATTTCTGGAACACCTGGCATAGGATAACCGAGCGGCATGCGGATGACGCCTTAGCCGAACTCGACGCCCATTTCGAGTGGATCGGCGAAAGGGTCGGGCGGGATAATTACCGGGGCTGCCCGCAGATCAACACGGCGGCCGAGTTCCCGGAAGCCGGTCACCCCGCCCGCAAAGTCGCCGAAGCCCATATGCATGAAATGCGGCGGCGCTTGATGGCCATCGCCGGGAGACTGGCGGTTGCTGCACCCGACCGGCTTGCCGGGCAACTCGCGGTGCTGATCAACGGCGCTTTTGTCAGCATGCAGGTCTTCGAACCCGGCGAGGCGACGGGTTTGCTCCGCGATGCCGCGCACGCCCTGATCGCCGCTGGCCGCAATTGA
- a CDS encoding saccharopine dehydrogenase NADP-binding domain-containing protein, whose protein sequence is MTIHQTDNTGTLHAVVAVLGANGHTGRFVVAELLRRGLTPIAIGRSARRLAEAGFPERGVECREAAIEDDEALDSAFAGAAAVINCAGPFMDTADAVVRAALRAGIHYLDVTAEQPSVQATFDRHEVAAREAGVAVIPAMGFYGGLADLLVAALMDEWLHADTVEIRVALDSWLPTKGTRVTGEKNTAQRLAVSGGQLGPVHQPPAEKVSVLPAPFGQQTFVELPFSEVPLIARHVRTKELHTFLSTTALRDVRDPSTPPPQAIDETGRSAQRFAVEVIVTQGDLRRRILAQGQDIYAVTAPIICEAVQRILSGDIRDTGAKPPAAIFHAASFLGALGPNLSVETSETSDFQKGHP, encoded by the coding sequence ATGACCATTCATCAAACCGACAACACTGGAACACTCCACGCCGTGGTGGCAGTCCTTGGAGCGAACGGCCATACCGGCCGGTTTGTCGTCGCCGAACTGTTGCGGCGCGGGCTGACGCCGATTGCGATCGGACGGAGTGCCAGACGATTGGCAGAGGCGGGCTTTCCGGAACGCGGCGTCGAATGCCGCGAAGCAGCGATAGAGGATGACGAGGCGCTGGACAGCGCGTTCGCAGGAGCGGCGGCGGTCATCAACTGCGCCGGCCCGTTCATGGACACGGCCGACGCGGTCGTGCGTGCCGCGCTCCGGGCCGGCATCCATTATCTCGACGTAACGGCTGAACAGCCGAGCGTACAGGCCACATTCGACCGGCATGAGGTTGCGGCCCGGGAAGCGGGCGTAGCCGTCATCCCGGCCATGGGATTTTACGGCGGATTGGCAGACCTGCTGGTGGCAGCCCTGATGGACGAATGGCTGCATGCCGACACTGTCGAAATCCGGGTTGCGCTCGACAGCTGGCTGCCCACGAAAGGCACGCGCGTGACCGGGGAGAAGAACACCGCGCAGCGCCTGGCCGTCAGCGGCGGGCAGCTTGGACCCGTGCATCAGCCGCCGGCCGAGAAGGTATCCGTTTTACCGGCCCCGTTCGGCCAGCAGACATTCGTCGAGCTTCCATTTTCGGAAGTGCCGCTGATCGCCCGCCACGTCCGGACGAAGGAGTTGCACACCTTTCTCAGCACGACAGCCCTGCGGGATGTTCGGGATCCATCGACGCCCCCGCCCCAGGCCATCGATGAAACCGGACGTTCGGCGCAGCGCTTCGCCGTTGAGGTGATCGTCACGCAAGGCGACCTGCGCCGCCGGATTCTCGCCCAGGGACAGGACATCTATGCCGTCACGGCGCCGATCATCTGCGAAGCGGTCCAGCGTATCTTGTCCGGTGATATCCGCGATACCGGCGCAAAGCCGCCGGCTGCCATTTTCCATGCCGCGAGTTTCCTGGGCGCTCTCGGCCCCAATCTGTCGGTTGAGACATCAGAAACCTCAGATTTTCAGAAGGGCCATCCATAA
- the ugpC gene encoding sn-glycerol-3-phosphate ABC transporter ATP-binding protein UgpC — protein MASVTIDEARKHYGAVPVIHGVSVDIEDGEFVTLVGPSGCGKSTLLRMLAGLEEISDGEIRIGGRVVNDVAPKERDIAMVFQSYALYPHMTVAENMGFALKLQGQNKSTIEKQVKEAADILALGPLLDRLPKQLSGGQRQRVAMGRAIVRHPQVFLFDEPLSNLDAKLRVTMRAEIKELHQRLKTTTVYVTHDQVEAMTMADKIVVMRSGRVEQIGKPLELFDRPANTFVASFIGSPAMNLFEGEVRNGSFVLGGTSLPLPPGRQEADAVTYGIRPEHMAIREDGVPATIVVVEPTGSETHINARLGSADITLLLRERVDFKPGQQISIAPDLSKVHLFGTGGNRLN, from the coding sequence ATGGCATCGGTTACGATAGACGAAGCCCGCAAGCATTATGGCGCCGTTCCGGTGATCCACGGCGTCTCCGTCGATATCGAGGACGGCGAATTCGTCACGCTCGTCGGTCCCTCTGGCTGCGGCAAGTCTACCCTGCTCAGAATGCTAGCAGGGCTGGAGGAGATCAGCGACGGCGAAATCCGCATCGGCGGCCGGGTCGTGAACGACGTGGCGCCGAAAGAGCGGGATATTGCTATGGTGTTCCAGAGCTACGCGCTCTACCCGCACATGACCGTCGCGGAGAATATGGGCTTCGCTCTGAAGCTCCAGGGCCAGAACAAGTCGACGATCGAAAAGCAGGTGAAGGAGGCGGCTGACATCCTGGCGCTCGGACCTCTCCTCGACAGATTGCCCAAACAGCTGTCGGGCGGCCAGCGCCAGCGCGTCGCCATGGGCCGCGCGATCGTCCGTCACCCGCAGGTCTTTCTCTTCGACGAGCCGCTCTCGAACCTCGACGCCAAGCTGCGTGTGACGATGCGGGCGGAAATCAAGGAGCTTCACCAGCGACTGAAGACCACCACCGTCTATGTCACCCATGATCAAGTCGAAGCCATGACCATGGCCGACAAAATCGTCGTGATGCGCAGCGGCCGCGTGGAGCAGATCGGCAAGCCGCTCGAGCTCTTCGACCGTCCGGCAAACACCTTCGTCGCCTCTTTCATCGGCTCGCCCGCGATGAACCTGTTCGAAGGTGAAGTCAGGAACGGCAGCTTCGTTTTGGGCGGAACCAGCCTGCCTCTGCCGCCCGGCCGGCAAGAGGCGGACGCCGTCACCTATGGCATCCGCCCGGAGCATATGGCGATCCGCGAGGACGGCGTGCCGGCCACCATCGTCGTCGTCGAGCCGACCGGATCGGAAACCCACATCAACGCTAGGCTTGGAAGTGCCGATATCACGCTGCTTCTGCGTGAACGGGTCGACTTCAAGCCGGGACAACAAATCTCGATCGCCCCTGACCTGTCGAAGGTGCATTTGTTTGGAACAGGCGGCAATCGCCTAAATTAA
- a CDS encoding GH32 C-terminal domain-containing protein translates to MTSQATSPSDEAELETISAFLPAGSTIHAWIRASHGDAPGRLTAHVDGNPACAVETSNPHEFEFRLLTLERGGEAAFSYDPMTTDVSVLYAFLQPHVLEEGVRLLHISPANATPEVPGSYHFRPPFGWMNDPNGFGRFGGKLHLFYQHYPHSLRWNNMHWGHAVSEDYLRWKHLPIFLFPSDELAARADGRGGAFSGSAIALPGDEAGLRIFFTEHMKDREPEEQVQFTATSRDLVNVEPASLILPARPAGLGLTTDFRDPYVFLGPDGQWKMLLGTRDREGGVILLYQTDDPAAATGWNFLGMLHRENRFGMTAAECPCMVPLDGPANDPTTRWALIFGLLTSRDPATGRRNMTLATVGRFDGQRFSMEFEQELDFGTDAYAFQAFVDEGDPIGIAWLANWTDISREIDMPTAMTLPRRLALQSGALITPPVSGVESLRQRRLDAGGFLDGRTVDLANGSVEILLTLRQAGNAFRLDLEHSEATVAVQLDEAGLSIPFSVANAKASPRYIAAGARPSTIRIFLDAGSIEVFADDGRWTGTKRLPGVKGVSAARLTASEGNIIAAEIWQLGL, encoded by the coding sequence ATGACAAGCCAAGCGACTTCTCCGTCCGATGAAGCGGAGCTGGAGACGATCAGCGCCTTCCTGCCCGCAGGGTCCACGATTCATGCCTGGATCAGGGCGTCGCATGGCGACGCTCCGGGAAGGTTGACGGCACATGTCGATGGGAATCCGGCCTGTGCTGTCGAAACTTCAAATCCGCATGAGTTTGAGTTTCGGCTGCTGACGCTGGAAAGAGGCGGAGAGGCTGCTTTCTCCTACGATCCCATGACGACCGACGTCTCGGTCCTCTATGCCTTCCTTCAGCCCCACGTTCTCGAAGAAGGCGTCCGGCTGCTGCATATCAGCCCTGCCAATGCCACACCCGAGGTCCCCGGCAGCTATCACTTCCGCCCGCCTTTCGGCTGGATGAACGATCCCAACGGGTTTGGAAGGTTCGGCGGCAAGCTGCACCTCTTCTACCAGCACTATCCCCACAGCCTTCGGTGGAACAACATGCATTGGGGTCATGCGGTCTCGGAGGACTATCTTCGCTGGAAGCATCTGCCGATCTTTCTTTTCCCTTCGGATGAACTCGCTGCGCGGGCCGACGGGCGGGGCGGGGCATTTTCCGGCTCCGCGATCGCTCTTCCCGGCGATGAAGCCGGCCTTCGCATTTTCTTCACCGAGCATATGAAGGATCGGGAACCGGAGGAACAGGTTCAGTTCACGGCCACCAGCCGCGATCTTGTCAATGTCGAGCCGGCGAGCCTGATCCTGCCGGCGCGTCCCGCCGGGCTCGGTCTGACGACCGACTTCCGCGATCCCTATGTCTTCCTCGGGCCCGACGGCCAATGGAAGATGTTGCTCGGCACGCGAGACCGCGAGGGCGGCGTTATCCTGCTCTACCAAACCGATGACCCGGCTGCGGCGACGGGATGGAACTTCCTCGGCATGCTTCACCGTGAGAACCGCTTCGGGATGACGGCGGCGGAGTGCCCCTGCATGGTGCCGCTCGATGGTCCCGCCAATGATCCGACGACGCGCTGGGCCCTGATCTTCGGTCTGCTCACCAGCCGCGACCCGGCAACGGGCCGGCGCAACATGACGCTTGCGACTGTCGGCCGTTTCGATGGCCAACGGTTCTCAATGGAATTCGAACAGGAACTGGACTTCGGCACCGACGCCTACGCGTTCCAGGCCTTCGTCGACGAGGGCGACCCGATCGGCATCGCGTGGCTTGCGAACTGGACGGATATTTCCAGAGAGATCGACATGCCGACGGCGATGACCCTGCCGCGCCGGCTGGCATTGCAAAGTGGGGCGCTGATCACGCCGCCGGTGTCAGGTGTCGAAAGCCTGCGGCAACGGCGACTGGATGCCGGAGGTTTTCTCGATGGCCGGACCGTCGATCTTGCCAACGGCTCCGTCGAAATCCTTCTCACTCTCAGGCAAGCCGGCAATGCGTTCCGCCTCGATCTCGAACATTCCGAGGCGACGGTCGCGGTTCAGTTGGATGAGGCCGGGCTGAGCATTCCCTTCTCGGTGGCGAATGCCAAGGCATCGCCCCGCTATATCGCCGCCGGCGCACGCCCATCGACCATCCGGATCTTCCTCGATGCAGGCTCGATCGAGGTCTTCGCCGACGATGGCCGCTGGACGGGAACCAAGCGGCTGCCCGGCGTCAAGGGGGTAAGTGCTGCGCGTCTGACCGCATCCGAGGGAAATATAATCGCCGCTGAAATCTGGCAGCTCGGTCTTTAA
- a CDS encoding carbohydrate ABC transporter permease: MSDIALSIPQARTARPRSAVKVLRIIQTTCIFIIALVIVSPLLLLVVASLKDDRFQILADMGSFRAFWVSNPTLNNYAEVGHLSGELAFGRYLINSLIILVTTVCSGLIVNSMAAFVLAWGSLRGRAVILSIVIALYVIPQESIIMPLVIMVSRAGMSDTFAVQIVPWIASPLYIFLLYQFFAQLPKELLEAAEMDGASFFRAYRSIFLPLSLPALATVSILMGIETWNQYLWPILVTQTDYARPIAVAIATFFGQDSIYWDRAMAASVLMMIPILGLYLAFQRWFVSSFIGSAVKG; the protein is encoded by the coding sequence ATGTCTGATATCGCACTCTCGATCCCGCAGGCCCGCACAGCGCGGCCCCGTTCCGCCGTAAAGGTTCTTCGTATCATCCAGACGACGTGCATTTTCATCATCGCATTGGTGATCGTCTCTCCATTGCTGCTCCTGGTCGTGGCAAGCCTCAAGGATGACCGGTTCCAAATTCTGGCCGATATGGGCAGCTTCCGGGCCTTCTGGGTTTCGAACCCCACGCTTAACAACTATGCCGAGGTCGGCCACCTCTCGGGTGAACTCGCCTTCGGACGCTACCTCATCAACTCGCTGATCATTCTGGTCACGACGGTCTGTTCCGGCCTGATTGTCAATTCGATGGCGGCGTTTGTCCTGGCCTGGGGATCGCTCAGGGGCCGCGCCGTCATCCTGTCGATCGTGATCGCACTCTATGTGATCCCGCAGGAAAGCATCATCATGCCGCTCGTTATCATGGTCTCGCGGGCGGGAATGTCCGATACCTTCGCGGTGCAGATCGTGCCGTGGATCGCCAGCCCCCTCTATATCTTCCTGCTCTACCAGTTCTTCGCGCAACTGCCGAAGGAATTGCTGGAAGCCGCCGAGATGGATGGCGCATCTTTTTTCCGGGCCTATCGTTCCATCTTCCTGCCGCTCAGCCTGCCTGCGCTCGCCACCGTGTCGATCCTCATGGGCATCGAGACCTGGAACCAGTATCTCTGGCCGATCTTGGTGACGCAGACGGACTATGCCCGGCCGATCGCCGTCGCCATCGCGACCTTCTTCGGGCAGGACAGCATCTACTGGGATCGTGCGATGGCAGCCTCCGTTTTAATGATGATCCCGATCCTGGGGCTCTACCTCGCATTCCAGCGCTGGTTCGTGAGTTCCTTTATCGGCTCTGCCGTGAAAGGTTGA
- a CDS encoding sugar ABC transporter permease: MVMQQSTSSTSVRKAPARRHNKGRLMQEAAMLAPAMILLTLFLILPFLLSFWTAMTNQPLVPRPTPVRFVWFNNFIRIFQDDLFWTALWNVARFTFWIIPAQCGLAFATALLLHQKLPFRNLLRGMFFLPAITSMVVVCVIWGTLFQYPTGPFNQILGFLSGGAIQPIDWLGDPQWAMFSLVLLSAWQAYGFQMIVYLAGLQGIPDELYDAAKIDGANAFRRFWHVTMPGLRPTHVFVLVITTIQAFKLYTQVAILTQGGPKSSTETVVHYMVRAGFEEQKMGYASAVSVILFVIVLVIALIQRQLLRRFDV; encoded by the coding sequence ATGGTCATGCAACAATCGACATCTTCGACATCCGTCCGAAAGGCTCCGGCGCGCCGGCATAACAAGGGACGGCTGATGCAGGAAGCCGCCATGCTCGCGCCGGCCATGATCCTGTTGACCCTCTTTCTGATCCTGCCGTTCCTCTTGTCATTCTGGACGGCAATGACCAACCAGCCTCTGGTGCCGCGGCCGACGCCCGTCCGGTTCGTCTGGTTCAACAATTTCATCCGCATCTTCCAGGACGATCTTTTCTGGACCGCCCTTTGGAACGTCGCGCGCTTCACCTTCTGGATCATTCCAGCGCAGTGCGGCCTCGCTTTCGCGACGGCGCTGCTGCTTCATCAAAAGCTGCCGTTCCGCAATCTGCTGCGCGGCATGTTCTTCCTGCCGGCGATCACCTCGATGGTCGTGGTCTGCGTCATCTGGGGCACCCTGTTCCAATATCCCACGGGGCCGTTCAACCAAATCCTCGGCTTTCTCTCAGGCGGAGCGATCCAGCCGATCGATTGGCTCGGCGATCCGCAATGGGCGATGTTCTCGCTCGTCCTGCTCTCGGCCTGGCAGGCCTACGGCTTCCAGATGATCGTCTATCTCGCCGGCCTCCAGGGCATTCCGGACGAACTCTACGATGCCGCCAAGATCGACGGTGCGAACGCTTTCCGGCGCTTCTGGCATGTGACCATGCCCGGCCTGCGGCCGACCCATGTCTTTGTCCTGGTGATCACCACCATCCAGGCGTTCAAGCTCTATACCCAGGTCGCCATCCTCACGCAGGGCGGACCGAAAAGCAGCACCGAAACGGTGGTGCACTACATGGTCCGCGCCGGCTTCGAAGAGCAGAAGATGGGCTACGCATCCGCCGTTTCGGTCATATTGTTCGTGATCGTTCTCGTCATCGCGCTGATCCAGCGCCAGCTGCTGAGGCGCTTCGATGTCTGA
- a CDS encoding sugar ABC transporter substrate-binding protein, translating to MGKRLLWSLILSSALTAPWAQAAEKTTIQVMHQGDPGFVAAYGKVAERFEAANPDVDVQFIYAPHDAYNEKFSAAVMAKQLPDVMELDAPFLANYVWSGYLQPIKPLIDKDLLDDMTESNIAQGTYPIDKDLYALGLTDSSVVLYGNKKYLEAIGARIPKSVDDAWTREEFETYLEKLSKLDGVKWPIDTFRGYGIKTEWITYAYGPILQSAGCDLIDRKAWKSEGTLDSDACVDALAMMQKWVKNGWVVPQSAGTNQFFAEGNPAALALGGHWVYAEAAATMKDNIVVLPLPKFGAKGASPNGTWIWAVTKTSTHPEISGKFISFLLKDKEFRTFAASQSGYPGLKSFAAESPLYATGGPMAIAFEQASKTAVARPPHPAYPTITSAFMQAVDQVFNGGDPKEALTSAAKKIDQDIEDNDGYPPFGDGQ from the coding sequence ATGGGTAAACGTTTACTTTGGTCTCTGATCCTGTCCTCGGCGTTGACCGCGCCATGGGCCCAGGCAGCCGAGAAAACCACAATCCAGGTCATGCATCAGGGCGATCCCGGCTTTGTCGCCGCCTATGGCAAGGTCGCCGAGCGGTTCGAGGCGGCCAACCCCGATGTCGACGTGCAGTTCATCTATGCGCCGCACGATGCCTATAACGAGAAGTTCAGCGCGGCCGTCATGGCCAAACAACTGCCCGACGTCATGGAACTCGATGCGCCGTTCCTCGCCAATTACGTCTGGTCGGGCTATCTTCAACCCATCAAGCCGCTGATCGACAAGGACCTCCTCGACGATATGACGGAGTCCAATATCGCCCAGGGCACATACCCGATCGACAAGGACCTCTATGCACTCGGACTGACCGACTCGTCGGTCGTCCTTTACGGCAACAAGAAATATCTCGAAGCGATCGGCGCCCGCATCCCGAAATCCGTCGACGATGCCTGGACTCGGGAAGAATTCGAAACCTATCTCGAAAAGCTTTCCAAGCTCGACGGCGTGAAGTGGCCGATCGATACCTTCCGCGGCTACGGCATCAAGACCGAATGGATCACCTATGCCTATGGCCCGATCCTGCAATCGGCCGGCTGCGATCTCATCGACCGCAAGGCTTGGAAATCCGAGGGCACGCTGGATAGCGACGCCTGCGTCGATGCTCTCGCCATGATGCAGAAATGGGTCAAGAACGGCTGGGTCGTGCCGCAGTCGGCCGGAACCAACCAGTTCTTTGCCGAAGGCAATCCGGCGGCGCTGGCGCTCGGCGGACACTGGGTCTATGCGGAGGCCGCCGCGACCATGAAGGACAACATCGTCGTGCTGCCGCTTCCAAAGTTCGGCGCCAAGGGCGCGAGCCCGAATGGCACCTGGATCTGGGCGGTCACCAAGACCTCGACGCATCCCGAGATATCAGGCAAGTTCATCAGCTTCCTGCTGAAGGACAAGGAGTTCCGGACCTTCGCCGCAAGCCAGTCGGGCTATCCCGGCTTGAAGAGCTTCGCTGCCGAATCTCCGCTCTATGCCACTGGCGGCCCGATGGCGATCGCCTTCGAGCAGGCATCGAAGACGGCCGTCGCCCGCCCGCCACATCCTGCCTATCCCACAATCACCTCGGCCTTCATGCAGGCCGTCGACCAGGTGTTCAATGGCGGCGATCCCAAGGAGGCGCTGACGTCAGCCGCCAAGAAAATCGATCAGGATATCGAGGACAATGACGGCTATCCGCCATTCGGCGACGGGCAATAA
- a CDS encoding LacI family DNA-binding transcriptional regulator gives MTASLNDIAARAGVSVKTVSGALHGGSARMSEDTRQRIKEIAAELGYVTNFAARSMRQGWMPLVGLVADDLITSPFATEIIRGLDGAVRAADMAVFAMTLGGHRSVASILDEMRRFRPRAIAYAAMYHKSVDLPPGFADTVGVMINCRDANDRVTSLVPDETGAALEITNYLIDAGRRNIAFINLPGLLAGDLRELGFRQALDHAGIDGAGAIVLPAVSKAIYSDRAHSLVATHVHELMNGPRRPDAILCGNDRVAMEVYAALHRTGAAIPDDVAIASFDNQVEIASRLDPPLTTMALPHRAMGRQAAQILLAEDRVPVGVQKLPFQLVERASV, from the coding sequence GTGACCGCCTCACTCAACGACATAGCCGCCCGTGCAGGTGTCTCCGTTAAGACCGTGTCAGGTGCATTGCATGGCGGCTCGGCGCGCATGTCGGAAGACACCCGCCAGCGGATCAAGGAGATCGCCGCGGAGCTCGGATATGTCACCAACTTCGCCGCACGCAGCATGCGGCAAGGCTGGATGCCACTTGTCGGCCTGGTCGCGGACGACTTGATCACCTCGCCTTTCGCGACCGAAATCATCAGGGGGCTCGATGGCGCCGTGCGCGCCGCCGACATGGCCGTCTTCGCCATGACGCTCGGCGGCCATCGCAGCGTAGCGTCGATCCTCGACGAGATGCGCCGCTTTCGCCCGCGGGCGATTGCCTATGCCGCCATGTATCACAAGAGCGTCGACCTGCCGCCTGGATTTGCCGACACGGTCGGCGTCATGATCAACTGCCGTGATGCCAACGACCGCGTGACCTCGCTGGTGCCGGATGAAACGGGGGCGGCGCTCGAGATTACCAACTATCTGATCGATGCCGGCCGGCGCAATATCGCCTTCATCAATCTGCCGGGGCTGCTCGCCGGGGACCTCCGTGAACTCGGCTTCCGACAGGCGCTCGATCATGCGGGCATCGACGGAGCCGGCGCCATCGTCTTGCCTGCCGTCAGCAAGGCGATCTACAGCGACCGGGCGCACAGCCTCGTGGCCACGCATGTGCATGAGCTGATGAACGGCCCCCGGCGCCCCGATGCCATCCTGTGCGGCAATGACCGCGTGGCCATGGAGGTCTATGCCGCGCTGCACCGGACAGGCGCGGCCATTCCCGACGATGTCGCCATTGCGAGTTTCGACAACCAGGTCGAGATCGCCTCGCGTCTCGACCCGCCGCTGACCACCATGGCGCTGCCGCACCGCGCCATGGGCCGCCAGGCGGCGCAAATCCTGCTTGCCGAAGACCGGGTCCCGGTCGGGGTGCAGAAACTGCCGTTCCAGCTGGTGGAGCGGGCATCCGTATAA
- a CDS encoding transcriptional regulator NanR: MTQPLEQIVRRKLSDEVFDRLERLITSGELQPGDEMPSERVLMERFGVGRPAIREAMQSLANKGLVNISHGERAKVLRLTAKSIFRQVDLTAKIMLAQSADSLEHLKSARIFFERGMAREAAQRASANDIGDLREIIERQRRSLGQPEEFIDADMEFHTRIAQISGNPIYVAVSEAMLAWLKEYHTEMLIWTGKEKFTLAEHDEIVGRLEANDVDGSEIALLKHLERSRALYAK; encoded by the coding sequence ATGACCCAGCCCCTCGAACAGATCGTCCGCCGCAAACTCTCTGACGAAGTGTTTGATCGACTTGAGCGATTGATCACCTCAGGCGAGCTTCAGCCCGGCGATGAAATGCCCTCCGAACGGGTGCTGATGGAGCGCTTTGGGGTCGGCCGGCCGGCGATCCGCGAGGCCATGCAGTCGCTTGCCAACAAGGGTCTCGTCAACATTTCGCACGGCGAGCGGGCGAAGGTTCTGAGGCTGACGGCAAAGTCGATCTTCCGCCAGGTCGATCTCACCGCCAAGATCATGCTGGCACAATCGGCTGACTCGCTGGAGCATCTGAAGAGCGCCCGCATCTTCTTCGAGCGCGGCATGGCGCGCGAGGCCGCGCAGCGCGCCTCGGCAAATGATATTGGCGACCTCAGGGAGATCATCGAGCGCCAGCGCAGGTCACTCGGGCAGCCCGAAGAATTCATCGATGCCGATATGGAGTTCCATACCCGCATCGCCCAAATCTCAGGCAACCCGATCTACGTCGCCGTCAGCGAAGCCATGCTCGCCTGGCTGAAGGAATATCATACCGAAATGCTGATCTGGACCGGCAAGGAAAAGTTCACGCTCGCCGAACACGACGAAATCGTCGGCCGCCTTGAAGCCAATGACGTGGACGGCTCGGAAATAGCGCTGCTCAAGCATCTCGAACGCTCGCGCGCGCTTTACGCGAAATAG
- the oiaX gene encoding 3-oxo-isoapionate-4-phosphate decarboxylase OiaX has translation MMITLTYRIETAGSVEAMADKIASDQSTGTFVPVPGETEELKARVAARVLAIRPLDDARHPTWPEVAAGTLLRRADVDIGFPLEAIGTDLSALMTIAIGGVYSIKGMTGIRIVDMKLPDAFKSAHPGPQFGIPGSRRLTGVEGRPIIGTIVKPALGLRPHETAELVGELIASGVDFIKDDEKLMSPAYSPLKDRVAAIMPRILDHEQKTGKKVMYAFGISHADPDEMMRNHDIVAAAGGNCAVVNINSIGFGGMSFLRKRSSLVLHAHRNGWDVLTRDPGAGLDFKVYQQFWRLLGVDQFQINGIRVKYWEPDDSFVSSFKAVSTPLFDAADCPLPVAGSGQWGGQAPETYRRTGRTVDLLYLCGGGIVSHPGGPAAGVRAVQQAWQAAVADIPLEIYARDHPELAASIAKFSDGKGA, from the coding sequence ATGATGATTACCCTGACCTACCGCATCGAAACGGCCGGCAGCGTCGAGGCGATGGCGGACAAGATCGCCAGCGACCAGTCGACCGGAACCTTCGTGCCGGTCCCGGGCGAAACCGAGGAGCTGAAAGCGCGTGTCGCCGCCCGCGTGCTGGCCATCCGGCCGCTCGACGATGCGCGCCATCCGACCTGGCCTGAGGTCGCTGCCGGCACGCTGCTCCGACGCGCCGATGTCGACATCGGCTTTCCGCTGGAGGCGATCGGCACCGATCTCTCGGCCTTGATGACCATCGCGATCGGCGGCGTTTATTCGATCAAGGGCATGACCGGCATTCGCATCGTCGACATGAAGCTGCCCGACGCCTTCAAGAGCGCCCATCCCGGGCCGCAGTTCGGCATTCCTGGAAGCCGCCGCCTCACCGGCGTTGAAGGCCGGCCGATCATCGGAACGATCGTCAAGCCGGCGCTTGGGCTGAGGCCGCACGAGACGGCGGAACTCGTCGGCGAGCTGATTGCGTCAGGCGTCGACTTCATCAAGGACGACGAGAAGCTGATGAGCCCGGCCTACTCGCCGCTCAAGGACCGCGTCGCGGCGATCATGCCGCGCATTCTCGATCACGAGCAGAAGACCGGCAAAAAGGTCATGTATGCCTTCGGCATCTCGCATGCCGACCCCGACGAGATGATGCGCAACCACGACATCGTGGCTGCGGCCGGCGGTAATTGCGCCGTCGTCAACATCAACTCGATCGGCTTCGGCGGCATGAGCTTTCTACGCAAACGCTCGAGCCTGGTGCTGCACGCGCATCGAAACGGCTGGGACGTGCTGACCCGCGATCCGGGCGCCGGCTTGGATTTCAAGGTCTATCAGCAGTTCTGGCGGCTGCTCGGGGTCGATCAGTTTCAGATCAACGGCATCAGGGTCAAATACTGGGAGCCGGACGACAGCTTCGTCTCATCCTTCAAGGCGGTCAGCACGCCGCTGTTCGACGCCGCCGATTGCCCGCTTCCGGTCGCGGGCTCCGGCCAGTGGGGCGGACAGGCGCCGGAAACCTATCGCCGCACCGGCCGCACTGTCGATCTGCTCTATCTCTGCGGCGGCGGCATCGTCAGCCATCCCGGCGGCCCGGCTGCCGGCGTCCGGGCGGTGCAGCAGGCCTGGCAGGCGGCTGTCGCCGACATACCACTTGAGATCTACGCGAGAGATCATCCGGAGCTTGCCGCCTCGATTGCGAAATTCAGCGACGGCAAAGGCGCGTGA